The Actinomycetes bacterium DNA window TGCCGCCGAGCAGGAGTCCGCCTGCGGCTCCGGCGAACCACCGCAACCTCGCCCAGTCGATGTGCCGTGCGTCGATCGCCTCGGCCAGCCACGACAGGCCCAGCACTCCGGCTCCGTAGAGCCAGCTGCCATGCACGTTGACCCAGATGGCGAACACCGCCACCAGCCACCAAGGGGACCGTCGCTCCCGCCAGACCACGAGTGTGGCCGCAAGCAGGACGAACCCCGGCAACTGGGGCCGACCGTTGACGAAAGGAACCAGCATGGCCAGCACGACCGCTGCGGGCAGCGCCTGGCCGAGCAACGTGGGTGACGGTCGGTCGGCCCTGTCGAGGGGCCGGGCGGCACGCACCACCAGCAGCCCGAGCAGAGCCGCGACGGCGACCGTCAGGATCCTGATGCCGAGCGATCCGGCGAGGTTCTCAGCGGTGCCAAGCGCCCAAGACCACCACCAGCTCGGCACCGGGAAGTCGGTGGACGTGGTGAGGAACGGGTTCTCCGACGGAAGGCCACTGTCGACCTGGAGCCTGCCGGTGGCGATGTGGGTGAGCAGGCTGTTGTCGGTGATGGGCCCCGACGCGAACAGCGCCACGAATCCGGCCAGCAGTAGCGATATTGCCCGCTCTGCAAGCAGCGGCCGGCGGGGATCTCCGGGCAATGGCTCCGGCTCCGGTGAGGTCGGCTCGGGAGGGGCGACTGCGGTCGCCACGGCTACAGCCCTTCTCGGATTCCGAGGATCGCCGGGCCCAGCACAACCGCGAACAGTGCGGGGAAGATGCAGAACACCATCGGGATCATCATCTTCACCGGGGCCTTCTGCGCCTGCTCCTCGGCCAGCTGGCGCCGCTTGACGCGCATCTCCTCGGACTGCGAGCGAAGCACCCGGCCGATTGAGACGCCGAACGTGTCCGCCTGGATGATCGCCATTACGAAGCTGCGCAACTCGGGCACGTTGCATCGCTCGTCGAGGGCCCGCATGGCGTCGGAGCGGTTGGCGCCGGCGCGGGTCTCGCCGAGCATGCGGCTGAACTCGTCCGACAGCGGCCCGGGCACGGAGTTTATGACCCGGTCCAGGGCCTGTTCGAAGCCGAGTCCGGCCTCCACCGAGATCACGAGCAGGTCGAGTACGTCGGGCAGCGTGATCTGGATCTCATGCTGTCGGTCCGAGACCTTGCGGTTGAGTACGTTGTCGGGGCCGAGCACGAGTCCGGCCACCACGGCTCCGCCGACGACGAGCAACGGCATGCCAGACAGAGGAAGGACGCCGACGAGGAAGATGAGGATCGCCGCGATCACGGCCAGGGCAATGGTGATCACGCGAATCGCGAGGAACCGGTCGACCTTCTGCGGGTCCGGTTCGCCGGCCCAGATGAAGCGTTGCCGGACCTTCTCGACGTAGCCGACGGGTGTCAGCCGGCGCCCTATTGCCTGGATTCCGTGAACGAACGGCCTCAGGGCACGGTCCCTGAGCGGATCCAACAGCTCCTGGTCGCGGGTGTTCTCGACCTCGTAGCCGTCCAGCTGCCGCAGCGTCTCGCGGATGACCTGTCGTTCCTCGACCTGGGACAGCACCACGAACACGACCACGGCAACAGCCAGGGCCACCAGGACGGAAACGATGAGAAGGGTTGGGGTCATCTGGTCAAACCTCGATGGTGATGATCTTCTTCATCCAGGCGAACCCGATGGCCATGGCCACCAGGGCGACGCCGATGATGAAGTACCCAAGCGTCTGGGAGAACAGGGTCATGATGTAGTCGCGGTTCATGACGTACATGACCAGCGCGAGTCCAGGTGGCAGCAGCCCGAGGATGAACGCCGAGATCCGACCCTCGGCGGTGAGGCTGTTGACGTCGCGACGCAGTCGTTCTCGCTGCGTCATGGTGTTCGCCACGGTCATCAGCAGCTCTGCCAGGTTGCCGCCCACTTCGCGCTGGATCTTGATCGCCATGACCGTCCAGGCGAAGTCCTCTGATCCCATGCGGTCAGCTGTGGCGTCCAGTGCGTCCTCGAGGGTTCGGCCCAGCCGGTGCTCGGTGACCACTCGTCGCAACTCCATGCCCATCGGGTCCTCGACCTCCCTGGAGACCGCTTCGAAGCCCTGGGTGATCGAGTAACCGGCCTTCAGAGTGCCCGCGAGGAGAGCGAGCATGTCCGGAAGCTGAGCGACAAAGACCTTCTGGCGCTTGCGGACCCGCATGTCGAGCATGGTCTTGGGCACCATGAAGGCGACGCCCAGCACAACGAGCGCCACCAGGATGTTCCCGGTGACGGCGAAGGCACCGATGCCGAGCAGCAAGCCCGAGACAGCGAGGAAGAACACCGCCTCGGCG harbors:
- a CDS encoding type II secretion system F family protein, with product MTPTLLIVSVLVALAVAVVVFVVLSQVEERQVIRETLRQLDGYEVENTRDQELLDPLRDRALRPFVHGIQAIGRRLTPVGYVEKVRQRFIWAGEPDPQKVDRFLAIRVITIALAVIAAILIFLVGVLPLSGMPLLVVGGAVVAGLVLGPDNVLNRKVSDRQHEIQITLPDVLDLLVISVEAGLGFEQALDRVINSVPGPLSDEFSRMLGETRAGANRSDAMRALDERCNVPELRSFVMAIIQADTFGVSIGRVLRSQSEEMRVKRRQLAEEQAQKAPVKMMIPMVFCIFPALFAVVLGPAILGIREGL